In the genome of Kluyveromyces marxianus DMKU3-1042 DNA, complete genome, chromosome 1, one region contains:
- the Nqo2 gene encoding NAD(P)H-dependent oxidoreductase, whose translation MGRKVFIVFAHPERKSLNGHLLDELVGQLKSQGDEVKVSDLYAMKWKSEVDVSDFPDYPADKKFNPQIASKDYTANGTLTKDVVEEQQKLLWADTILFVFPIWWFNLPAILKGWIDRVFSNGFAYNYWEHPELSDPEVLKKKTVSGRNASLVVTLGGSPENAYKPGDPNEVVSKLLSGTLTTFGYSGLNVVKPLYLYGANTQSEEKVKEFEEQVRAFAKELPN comes from the coding sequence atGGGCAGAAAGgtatttattgttttcgCTCACCCAGAGCGTAAATCTTTGAATGGTCATTTGCTAGATGAGCTTGTTGGTCAATTAAAGTCCCAAGGAGATGAGGTCAAAGTTAGTGATTTGTATGCCATGAAGTGGAAGAGTGAAGTCGATGTTTCGGACTTCCCTGATTACCCAGCTGATAAGAAGTTTAACCCACAAATTGCGTCGAAGGATTACACAGCCAACGGCACCCTAACCAAGGATGTTGTTGAGGAACAGCAAAAACTTTTGTGGGCTGACACAATTCTATTTGTCTTCCCAATCTGGTGGTTCAATTTGCCAGCTATATTGAAGGGCTGGATCGACAGAGTATTCTCTAACGGTTTTGCATACAACTACTGGGAGCACCCAGAATTAAGTGATCCAgaagttttgaagaagaagactgTCTCTGGTAGAAATgcttctcttgttgttaCCCTAGGTGGTTCCCCAGAGAATGCTTACAAGCCAGGTGATCCAAATGAAGTCGTCAGCAAGTTGCTATCCGGAACTTTAACCACTTTCGGTTACTCGGGTTTGAATGTTGTTAAGCCATTGTACTTGTATGGTGCTAACACTCAATCTGAAGAGAAGGTTAAggaatttgaagaacaagttCGTGCATTCGCAAAGGAATTGCCAAACTAG
- the YCT1 gene encoding uncharacterized protein — MSINTSRASKDAILISENHHEKGLDYVNISKSSDDSELSLHQDNNIKIISAKDADVTVSFMNKYDHITPEISPEEEKSLSRKLVLIVVPLCALVNFVLYADKGTASYTSIFGMWKDTNMNQNRYNNSTTLFYVGYIVGQVNLILVQKFPIGYLLSILCFVWSLLIFMHTVATNYQTIYALRFLLGFVESIAVPILNITMGQFLNAKEKSWTASLFYITCLGNDIVLGFIAYGLLHVKATIRIWKLFMIVIGSISILTTIFVILIYPNNPTTAKFLSVKERVWVIRRVQKTTGSSIEQKVIKKHQAIEAIRDPVSWLFCAFFFCNQLSNNLVYQEKLLFKEIGVSTLGSTLVSVAYGGFAVICAVIAAFIIKLRNDFTAYSVIFWTIFPFIGSIAMITLPWDKTYALLAMIILCSTKGVTWILMFSWTSTTVSGYTKKVTRNAMIMIAYGIANIISPQLWQARNKPRYYPAWIVQLVFSFILGPIIAFSIRYVLAKRNNERLLLTTSSDELDYGYIKNEDEESATVHKQNIAALDLTDFENRRFIYPL, encoded by the coding sequence ATGTCAATAAACACTAGCAGAGCTAGTAAAGATGCTATTTTAATCAGCGAAAATCATCATGAGAAGGGGCTTGACTACGTTAATATAAGTAAATCATCTGATGACTCTGAATTAAGCTTACACCAagataataatatcaaGATCATTTCTGCTAAAGATGCCGATGTAACAGTCAGCTTTATGAACAAATATGACCACATTACACCTGAAATTTCCCCTGAAGAGGAGAAAAGTCTCTCCAGAAAGTTGGTATTAATTGTTGTTCCTCTTTGCGCGTTAGTGAATTTCGTTTTGTATGCTGATAAAGGTACGGCCTCCTACACTTCGATATTTGGGATGTGGAAGGACACTAATATGAACCAAAATAGATACAATAACTCCActactttattttatgtGGGGTACATTGTTGGACAGGTTAACTTAATACTTGTGCAAAAGTTTCCAATTGGTTACCTCCTCTCAATTTTATGTTTCGTATGGTCCCTCCTAATATTCATGCATACCGTTGCTACAAACTATCAAACTATTTATGCACTAAGGTTTCTACTTGGGTTCGTAGAATCTATCGCGGTACCGATATTAAATATTACTATGGGCCAATTCTTAAAtgcaaaggaaaaaagttGGACTGCTTCACTGTTCTATATCACCTGTTTGGGAAATGATATAGTCCTTGGGTTTATAGCTTATGGATTACTACACGTTAAGGCTACAATACGCATTTGGAAACTTTTTATGATTGTTATTGGTTCCATAAGTATACTAACAACAATTTTTGTAATTCTGATTTATCCAAACAATCCCACTACAGCGAAATTTCTCTCGGTAAAGGAAAGAGTGTGGGTGATCAGAAGGGTGCAAAAAACAACAGGTTCTTCCATAGAACAAAAAGTGataaaaaaacatcaaGCAATCGAAGCAATTAGAGATCCGGTTTCGTGGCTCTTTTGtgcttttttcttttgtaatcAATTGTCTAACAATTTGGTTTATCAAGAAAAGTTATTGTTCAAGGAAATTGGCGTTTCTACATTAGGGTCTACACTTGTATCTGTTGCATATGGCGGTTTCGCAGTGATCTGCGCAGTAATTGCTGCTTTCATAATTAAACTCAGAAATGATTTTACGGCATATTCAGTTATATTTTGGACCATATTTCCTTTTATAGGTAGTATTGCAATGATCACTTTACCTTGGGATAAAACCTATGCGTTATTGGCTATGATTATATTATGCTCAACAAAGGGTGTTACTTGGATATTAATGTTTTCCTGGACTTCAACAACCGTTTCAGGTTATACCAAAAAGGTCACCAGAAATGCGATGATTATGATAGCATATGGCATAGCAAACATTATCTCGCCCCAATTATGGCAAGCTAGGAACAAGCCAAGATATTATCCAGCTTGGATTGTCCAGTTAGTCTTTTCGTTTATTCTTGGGCCTATTATTGCCTTCTCAATTAGATACGTTTTAGCGAAGAGAAATAATGAAAGACTCTTACTAACCACCTCTTCTGATGAACTTGATTATGGATATATAAAAAACGAAGATGAGGAGAGTGCTACAGTGCACAAGCAAAA